One Mauremys mutica isolate MM-2020 ecotype Southern chromosome 9, ASM2049712v1, whole genome shotgun sequence DNA segment encodes these proteins:
- the LOC123377085 gene encoding olfactory receptor 1019-like: MAERNHTAVTEFILLGFTENPKLQVIFLVMFLLIYLLTLVGNLTLVTLIGTDSQLHTPMYFFISNLALLNVGYATIITSSTLITLVTARKVILFTGCALQFFFLCVALSCECYLLGVMVYDHFMAICNPLLYTVIMSKQFCVLLVLGSYFMSCINAIVQTIFIFRLSFCNSNVINHFFCDVPPVLKLSCSDTCITDVVHFTCTAVVITSTVLIILISYIYIVVAILKISFIKGRHKAFSTCSSHLTAVTILYGAGSFIYLRPSSKYLMDYDEIISLLYTFVIPMLNPLIYSLRNKEVKQAFQRMLNRKIYSQ, from the coding sequence ATGGCAGAAAGGAATCACACTGCAGTGACTGAGTTCATCTTGTTAGGATTCACAGAAAACCCGAAGCTGCAGGTTATCTTCCTTGTGATGTTTCTGTTGATATACCTGCTGACCCTAGTGGGGAACCTCACCTTGGTCACCTTAATTGGGACTGACTCCCAGCTTCACACCCCTATGTACTTTTTCATCAGCAACCTGGCCCTCTTAAATGTCGGATACGCCACCATTATCACTTCCAGCACACTGATTACTTTAGTAACAGCGAGAAAAGTCATTTTGTTCACTGGGTGTGCTCTGCAATTCTTCTTCTTATGCGTCGCGTTGTCCTGTGAATGCTACCTCTTGGGTGTCATGGTGTACGATCACTTCATGGCCATCTGCAACCCATTGCTCTACACTGTCATCATGTCCAAGCAGTTTTGCGTGCTGCTGGTGCTAGGGTCGTACTTCATGAGCTGCATAAATGCAATTGTTCAAACTATATTTATATTTCGTTTGTCCTTCTGCAACTCAAATGTcatcaaccatttcttctgtgatgtGCCCCCCGTCCTGAAGCTGTCTTGCTCTGACACTTGCATCACAGACGTTGTTCATTTCACCTGTACTGCTGTGGTGATAACATCTACTGTCCTAATCATCCTCATCTCTTACATATACATTGTGGTCGCTATTCTAAAGATCAGCTTCATAAAGGGCAGgcacaaagccttctccacctgctcctcccacctaaCGGCCGTCACCATCCTCTATGGAGCAGGCTCTTTCATTTATTTAAGGCCCAGTTCAAAGTATCTCATGGACTATGATGAAATCATTTCTTTGCTTTATACCTTTGTGATCCCCATGTTGAACCCcctgatctacagcctgaggaacaaggaggttaAACAGGCCTTTCAGAGGATGCTAAACAGGAAGATTTATTCTCAGTGA